A window of Caldisericum sp. genomic DNA:
TTTCACTGTCTCTCAGGTGTATGAAGAACTTTTACGGCGGCTTGGCAATGAGAACCAGCTTGCTGGAGAGTTTTACACACCCCGTCCAGTTGTTCGCTTTGTGGTGGAAGTTGTTGACCCAAAAATTGGAGAAACTGTCTACGACCCAGCTTGCGGAAGTTGTGGCTTTTTAGTGCAAGCTTATTTATGGATGAAAAGATACGAAAAAACCTTGGAAGACCATAAAATCCTTCAGGAGCGCACCTTTTACGGTCAGGAAAAGAAGCCTATTCCTGCCCTTCTTGGTTTAATGAACATGGTTTTGCACGGTATAACCGCTCCTCGAGTAATTAGAAAAAATACCTTAGAAGAAAATATCCGTAATCCTTCTGAGCGTTATGATGTTATCCTTACCAATCCTCCTTTTGGAGGAAAGGAAGGAAAGCATATTCAGTCAAATTTCCCTATTAAATCTTCAAGGACAGAGCTTCTTTTCTTACAACATATTATGAAAAAACTCAAACCAAAAGATGGGGCTCGCTGCGGGATGGTTGTCCCGGAAGGAACGCTTTTCAGCGGAGGAGCCTTTGCTTCTGTTAAAAAAGAACTTTTAGAACAATTCAACCTTCACACTATAGTTAGTCTTCCTCTAGGAACTTTTGCTCCTTATTCAGATGTTAAGACCGCTCTAATCTTCTTTGAACGACCCGGACCCACGAAGGAGATTTGGTATTATGAACTACCTTTACCAGAGGGACTAAAAAAATTTAGTAAAACTAATCCCATCAAAGATGAGCATTTTAATGAGGCTCGGGAGCTTTATAAAGCTTGGTTAGCTTATCGCAAAGGCGAAGGACCACGTGAAGCTTGCCTCTCAGAACGCTCATGGATAGTCCCTGTTGAAGAAATCAAAGCTAAAGGGTATGACCTTAGCCCAAGAAATCCAAACAGAAAAGAAGCTGTAGCCTTGCCATCTCCTGTTGAAATTCTTTCAAGCTTATTAGAAAGAGAAAGAGAAATTTTAGATACTCTTGATGAGCTTAATGAGATTTTGGGGAATAATAGATAGAAATTTATAAATACAATATGGAGGGTGCTTATGTATTTAATTTTTGTTGATGAAGCAGGATATACTCCAGGTTGGTCTAATGTAAATTTGAATGATTTGAATGAACAGCCTGTGTATGTTGTTTCAGGTGTTGCGATAAAAGAAAATTGTATACAATCTGTTTATGATAGTATTATAAATAAACTTAAACAATTGAATATTACAGGAATAGATATTTCAAAATTAGGGAAAGGTGAAGAGATTAAGGCAAAAGAAGTAGATAGGGGTGAGGGAATTTGGCGACATTATTTTGATCTACGTGACGAAGTGCGTAAAATATATATGGATCATGACAATGTAATTTATTTTGCAGTATGTATAGATAAAAAAAGGCATATTACACAATATTTTGAACCAGAAAATCCTGAGTATTTAGCATTAAGATTTCTTTTAGAAAGAGTCCAAGGTTTATTAAACGATCAAAATGAATTAGGATTAGTTGTTATTGATTTTAATAGAAGAATTGAACAAGATCAGAGGAAATTTGTTAGTGAACTTCTTATTGAAGGTTCTCAAATAAAAATTTCTAATTTTCTTGAATTCCGATTACAACTTGATCGTATTATTGAATTCTATTTTTGTGATAGCCAAAATTCTTTAGGTCTTCAAATAGCAGATTTTGTTGCAAGACATATTTATTCTTGGTGGAAAAAAGGTAAAAATCCAAATTATCCAGGATGGTGTTATATTGAAAAGAGATTATATAAACCGCCAACTAGAACAAGTTATTATGGTTGGGGATATAAAGAATTTCCTTAGGTAGTGGCTATGATTGATGGACCATATAAACTTCCCAATGGCTGGCGTTGGGTGAGGCTGGGGGAAGTGTGTACTTATGAGTGGCAAACAATGGATCCGCGGCGCTATCCACACCAAGAATTTTTATTATTTAGTATACCTGCTTATGATAACAATAAGCAACCAGAACTCCGGAAAGGA
This region includes:
- a CDS encoding SAM-dependent DNA methyltransferase, whose translation is MNGQTRETLANEIWRACDILRSDNNCTGAMEYIEHLSWLLFLKFLDAQEEEWEAQAKLAGRTYERILDGDLRWSAWATKDWPADKLLEFVHGRLIPYLQSLGGDPLRDTIRSIFAERNVIVCASGYNLKEVLQIIDKIDFHNQDDIFTVSQVYEELLRRLGNENQLAGEFYTPRPVVRFVVEVVDPKIGETVYDPACGSCGFLVQAYLWMKRYEKTLEDHKILQERTFYGQEKKPIPALLGLMNMVLHGITAPRVIRKNTLEENIRNPSERYDVILTNPPFGGKEGKHIQSNFPIKSSRTELLFLQHIMKKLKPKDGARCGMVVPEGTLFSGGAFASVKKELLEQFNLHTIVSLPLGTFAPYSDVKTALIFFERPGPTKEIWYYELPLPEGLKKFSKTNPIKDEHFNEARELYKAWLAYRKGEGPREACLSERSWIVPVEEIKAKGYDLSPRNPNRKEAVALPSPVEILSSLLEREREILDTLDELNEILGNNR
- a CDS encoding DUF3800 domain-containing protein, yielding MYLIFVDEAGYTPGWSNVNLNDLNEQPVYVVSGVAIKENCIQSVYDSIINKLKQLNITGIDISKLGKGEEIKAKEVDRGEGIWRHYFDLRDEVRKIYMDHDNVIYFAVCIDKKRHITQYFEPENPEYLALRFLLERVQGLLNDQNELGLVVIDFNRRIEQDQRKFVSELLIEGSQIKISNFLEFRLQLDRIIEFYFCDSQNSLGLQIADFVARHIYSWWKKGKNPNYPGWCYIEKRLYKPPTRTSYYGWGYKEFP